The sequence ccgaaacacaatttccaccaccgtaaccttctgtatccgcgagatcccatcttggagccttcgccagcactccgccggagagggaatcaaccatggagggcttctacatcaacaccatagcccctccgatgagttgtgagtagtttaccacagaccttcgggtccatagttattagctagatggcttcttctctctttttggatctcaatacaatgttctccccctctcttgtggagatctattcgatgtaaactctttttgcggtgtgtttgtcgagatccgatgaattgtgggtttatgatcaagtttatctatgagaaatatttgaatctcctctgaattcttttatgtatgattgagttatctttgcaagtctcttcgaattatcagtttggtttggcctactagattgatctttcttgccatgggagaagtgcttagctttgggttcaatcttgcggtgtccttaccaagtgacagaaagggttgcaaggcacgtattgtattgttgccatcgaggatagaaagatgggttttatattatattgcatgagtttatccctctacatcatgtcatcttgcttaatgtgttactctgttctttatgaacttaatactctggatgcaggcatgagtcggtcgatgtgtggagtaatagtagtagatgcatgccggagtcggtctacttgttgtggacgtgatgcctatatacatgatcatgcctagataatctcataactattcgcttttctatcaattgctcgacagtaatttgttcacccaccgtaatagttatgctatcttgagagaagcctctagtgaaacctatggcccccgggtctatcttttatcatatttgctttcaatctacttttatttgcatctttactttttgcatctataatataaaataccaaaaatatatttatcttatcatactatctctatcagatctcactttcacaagtggccgtgaagggattgacaacccctttattgcgttggttgcgagttctttgtttgtttgtgtaggtgcgtgggacttttgaggagcctcctactggattgataccttggttctcaaaaactgagggaaatacttatgctactattgctgcatcaccctttcctcttcaaggaaagcttgagcaagctcaagacgtagcaagaaggatttctggcgccgttgccggggatgtcttcgctcaagtcaagacataccaagtacccatcacaaacccatctccctcgcatttacattatttgccatttgcctctcgttttcctctcccccacttcacccttgccattttattcgccctctcctcctctctcttttcgcttgcctttttctgtttgcttgtgtgcctgtttgtccttatggctttgcctaagagtaccgaccaccttcttagaaggttggaagagattgaatcaaatattataagctttatgaatttgcaatttgagcataataatttcttcagaaaagagcttaaagaaaaaaaaaggttttttggggtttatgaataaggagcttgatgatatgaataaagaattttatggtgtgaactctcaaattacccggcttgaaaatgctatagccaagatttctgataagcaagctaccttagtcaataagatggctgccaaaccagaaaagttagatgaaaataatgatgaagatcttaaagttattggtgtgtctcctattagatcttttgttttgcaatatgaatcttgataataatgggactggagatgagtcaactttagttagaaggcatcccaataattcggagtttttagatcttgaggctaaatttggtaaaagtgggattggagaggtcatgactttaaatattattgaacccactatctcggatttcaaggaatttgattatgataattgttctttagaaggttgtatttcaaggaatttaattctcctcatgcttatagtcaaaataaagcttttaccaaacatatcgttgatgccttggtgcaatcttatgatgaaaaacttaatttggaagtttctatacctagaaaacttaatggtgagtgggaacctactataaagattagaattaaagatcatgagtgttttgctttgtgtgatttgggtgctagtgtttccatgattccgaaaactttatgtgatattctaggtttccatgatcttaatgattgctctttaaatttgcaccttgcggattccaccattaaaaagccaatgggaaggatcaatgatgttctcattgttgcaaatagaaatttggtgcccgtagattttatcgttgttgatatagattgcaatctttcatgccctattattcttggtagacctttccttagaacgattggtgccgttattgatatgaaggaagggaatattagattcaaatttccattaaagaaaggcatggagcactttccaagaaagaaagtcaaattacctaaTGAATCTATCATGCAAGCTACATATGAATTAAGTGCCAAAgacggcactacttagatctatcttcgcttttatgcctagctaggggcgttaaacgatagcgctagttgggaggcaacccaattctatttgtgtttttttttctgttcctgtttagtaataaatttttcatctaccttctatttagatgtgtttttatgttttaattagtgtttgtgccaagtagaacctataggataacctatgatgatagttaatttgattctgctgaaaaacagaaactttgcgcgcacgaatttaattttgttaaatcacagaaacgttattTTGCGTTGATgtttttttctgctgatcaataaaaaaattgtacaggacttcctattttggtaggatttttagagttccagaagtttgtgttagttacagattgctacagactgttctgtttttgacagattctgtttttcgtgtgttgtttgcttattttgatgcatctatggctagtaaaatagtttataaaccatagagaagctggaatatagtaggtttaacaccaaaataaataaagaatgcgttcattatagtaccttatgtggtggttttgttttctttcactaacggagcttataagatttcctgttgagttttgtgttgtgaagttttcaagttttgggtaaagcttttatggactatggaataaggagtggcaagagcctaatcttggggatgcccatggcaccccaagatattcaagaatagccaaaagcctaagcttggggatgccccgggaaggcatcccctctttcgtcttcgttcattggtaactttacttggagctatatttttattcgccacatgatatgtgttttgcttggagcgtcgtgtattatattagtctttgctttttagtttaccacaatcatccttgctgtacacaccttttgggagaatcccacttgattagaatttgctagaatactctatgtgcttcacttatctcttttgagcttgatagtttttgctctagtgcttcacttatatcttttagagcacgacggtggattaatgttgaagaaattgctagtctctcatgcttcacttatattattttgagagtcttttagaacagcatggtatttgctatggttacaaatttgctCCTAGAACGATGAGcctccaagttgggtataataaaaactatcataggaagtgaattggatgctatgatcaatttgttgcttgataattgttagggtcatgctagtggatagttatgaaattgagaaatacttttgttgaagttggcaagtcccatagcatgcacgtatggtaaaagttgtgtgacaaatttgttgcatgaggtgctcttttgattgtcttccttatgagtggcagtcggggacgagcgatggtattttcctaccaatctatccctctaggggcatgcgtagtagtactttgcttcgagggctaagtagacttttgcaataagtatatgagttctttatgactaatgtgagtccatggatatacgcacactcatccttccactttgctagcctctattatatcgcgcaactttcaccggtatcatgcacccattatttaccttcctacaaacagccaccatacctacctattatggcatttccatagccattccgagatatattgccatgcaactttccactgttccgtttattatgacatgttttatcattgtcatattgctctttgcatgatcatgtagttgacatcgtatttgtggcaaggccaccttcataattttcatacatgtcgctcttgattcattgcatattccggtacaccactggaggcattcatatagagtcatatcttgttctagctttgagttgtaattcttgagttgtaaatccataaaagtgtgatgatcttcattattagagcattgtctcggtgaggaaaggatgatgaagactatgattcccccacaagtcgggatgagacttcggactttacaaaaagaaaagaaaaaagagaaaggccaaaaaaaggccaaagaaaaaagaagaagaaaaaaaaggaaaaaagaaaaaatgagagaaaaagagagaagggacaatgctactatctctttttccacacttgtgcttcaaagtagcaccatgatcttcatgatagagagtctcctatgttgtcactttcatatactaagtgggaatttttcattatagaacttggcttgtatattccaatgatgggctccctcaaaatgccctaggtcttcatgagcaagcaagttggatgcacacccacttagttctttttgttgagctttcatatatttatagctctagtgcatctgttgcatggcaatccctactcactcacattgatatctattgatggacatctccatagcctgttgatacgcctagttgatgtgagactatcttctccctctttttgtcctcacaaccaccatcttttaccacccaagtgctatgtccatggcttacgctcatgtattgcgtaagagttgaaaaaaagttgaagcgcgttaaaaagtatgaaacaattgctcggctcatcatcggggttgtgcacgatgggagtatttttgtgtaatgaaaatgaagcatggcctaactatatgattttgtagggataagctttctttggctatgctattctgataggacatgattatttgttagtatgctttgaagcattattatttttatattttataagcttttatcttgaatcatttggatctgaacattcatgccacaataaagaaaattacattgagaattatgctaggtagcattccacatcaaaatttctgtttttatcatttacctactcgaggacgagcaatggCTGCCCGCGAATCCAGGAAGGCCTTGTTGCATCGCTTGAGGGCTTCGGCTTCGGCCCGAAGCTTGGCCTGGACGTTGAGGGCCGCCTGGTTCAGGGCGCCCGTCCCGCCTCCGCGCACCCAACCCGCTGGCGCGGTGCTGCTTGCCTCGGTGTCGGGGACCGATGAGCTCGTGACACCGGTGTCCAGTGGCCGCGGTGCCGAGGCCACCTTCGCAagacggcggcgcgcgggcgtGCGGACCTCAGGAATCAGGTCCGTCACCACCACGTCCCCAGCTGGTGGTACTGGCGGGGCGGCCGGTTGCTCGTCCTGCGGTCCGTCAGTTGGTGGTGGCGGCACGATGACGTCCGGCATGGCCacgtcgccgccctccctctctaggaccggctgctcgtcgccggctcccTCAGTCATTGCCACAAACTCCGACGGAGGTGGCGCGGAGTTCAAGGGAGTCACGAGCAGTGGATCCTGGCGGCGTGCGGCCTCTGCAAGCTGCTCCTTCTCCGCGGCATCGGCCTCTGCTTGCGTCAGATTCCTTGCCGCCGATGTTGTGGCCTTGTCTTGCCTCTGCCTTTGCCATGCGGTCGGCTTCTTGTTCCTCGCGCACCTCCTGTGCGTTCCGCtcctgcgcctcccggaggtcggcggccggatcgattcgccggctggtggtggaggtctccgccgacctgatgaccgaggcggcggccgacttctcgagGGTGAGCGGGGCCCTGAGATAAGAAGACAAGACAAAAGGTTTTTAGGCCAGATCGGCAAAGAGGTGGAAGCGTAAGAAGGATACTTACGCTGACACCATGAGCGGCACCTTCGGCTGCCGTTGGAACTTGGCCACCTTGGCCGCGGCTTCTTTCCGCCTAGTCgccgcggccgggttcttgggcttcttcggcgtgCTGCCGAACAAGACGACGCCTTTCTTCCACTTGCGCTTGCCGCCTCGGGCGGGCGGCCCGGTAGAGGGGCCTGCGCCGGTGTTGGTGGTGCTCCGGGAGGGGCGCGgctcgtcttcgtcgtcatcgtcatcaggccaggtctccacaccgccgccctcctcggagccgcctgctccatcgCCGCCATTTGCTGCATCGTTCTCCAAGGCATCTGCCCCCAAGTCGGGTTCGTCCACATCGCTCACTGCCCAGTCTGGCAGGTAGTCACCACCCAGCCCCACGATGGCGGTCGTTGTCGCGAACATGTAAATCTGCACTCTAGAAAAAAGAGTTGCGTCACACCATGCGCAAGACCAAAAGTCAGAACTAAAAGAAGAAATCGAGGGACTTACGGCAGGCGGCGGGTTGTCGCGAGAATATGGCCGCTTTCCAAACCACCAGTCtccctccgacaccttgaggtcggagatctcgttcaccatcctcGCAACCTCAGCAGTCGGCATCTCCTTTGTACACAACCtgctcgggtcgcggtgcccgctcatccgatagatcagatgagggcggccctAAAGCGGGAGGACCTGGCGCTCGACGATGGCGatgaggaggtcggaggccacgaggccctccgactcctggagcacccAGAGTCGGCTGATGGCGGCTGCCGCGTCTgccgacaccggcttcggcttATAGTCCCAGTTGGGCCGAGACCCGCCGGGGGGGCGGCCTCGTAGGCCGGGTTGATGAAGTTGACAGTCGGGTCGACGTTCTCAATGTAGAAATAAGACTACTGCCACAGTTTTACCGAGTGTGACAACTTGATGACTGGGAAGGCATTCCTCTTTGCCGGCTGGCGCACGACGACAAATCCGCCGCACTCGGCCGCCgtgtccttggcggaggtgcccagcTTGCCGTAGAAGAACGCCCCCCATAGCTTgagtgtggggaggatgccgaggtagccctcgcacgccgtgacgaaggcggagagcagggtcacggtgttgggcgtcaggTGATGCGGCTGGACGTGGTAGAAGTCCATGAACGAGTAgaggaatccgctcgccggaaggccgaagccacggaggaagtgcgagcggaagacgacccactCATTCCCCTTCGGCGCCGGCGAAATCTCCTTCtccggcggcacccgcgccttgacgaaTGCCACGTTGGGCATCCGACATGTGTCCTAGAGGAAGGTGATGTGGTCTTCGATGACCGTCGAGCCGTCCCAGTCGCCGCCCTTCTCGCGCGCCATAGCCTCGGGCAGGCTGCGAGGGGagtaggggcgcgacggcggcgaacGGCGACAGCACCCCCGCGAGCGCTAGGGCAGCGACAACAGCAGTGGCGGAAGGAGCAAGAGGAGGAAGAGAGTGTGGGGAGGAGGGCgtgcgtgctccgccgctcccctttcccccctacttatagcccttggGCTACGAAGCTGAGGGGGCGGGGCACgggatcatgggattaactgcgcccacgaccccacgaccccccaTTTACCGCGTGAAGTTACTGCGCCTTAAAATGCTCACGGGAATCGCAACCGCCCACCCCGGCCGCAGCGGATCTGCCCGCGTGCCGAGGCCCGATAGTGGCGGGACCAGCCCACTGTCATGTCCCATCAGGagcgtggggtggcaggctggccGGGCTGACGTTCGCCGCGTGGCGTGCTTGTGGCGAGCGGCGGGcctgggaagcttagcaggcacgccacctgtCTCCCGCCTTGGTGTTCAAAATTGACCGACGATCCCACCTTGTCAAAGCCGACTCCAGCAGCCGGCGCGTCACAAGGCGGATCGAGCATTCTCCCAGATCTTGGTGAGGGGGGAAGCCGTTGAGACTCCGCGACCCCTCGACCGCAACGCCTCatcggcttcggggactactgtcggagtaatgggccacgggtagcctcacccgggACCCTGAACTTATCAAAACTTCGGGCCGTCTTCGCCCCGCGATaccccaagctgaagctccgccctccggAGGCCGGCTGGCTCAACGGCCGGCCACCAGAGGATGGCCAACTACCAGCAGACGACACCAAGAGCGGCCGGCTCTAGTCAACCGCCCTCCAGAGAGGATGGCTCGTGCAAGCGGGCACTaggcgccctcagagtctgcgcccccgTCAAGAGGACAAGactaggcgtggctacagtgaagtcCCTCGCCCCCGAATCCTGGgcttggcgtggccacagtgcctcgtacaggcggagatctccgcacggtgCGACACTGTTGCCACTCTCCCCTAACGTCACTCCAGACAGGaggagccctgttccccacgacgacctgtcggtacggcctgcaggctgCGGGCCCTATCAGGCAGCGATAGCCTAGAAGACGGCGGATGCCAAACCAGTCGGATCTGGgggaggccggcctccagcaggcggtcgTCCCCTCCCTCGAAGTAAGCGCGCCATTAACCTGAAGAGacaaggtgtggctacagtgacctcccaccaggcggcgggactgtagccacattGAGCTGACCAAGCCCACGTCATTAGcggcacggctacagtaagcagccaccaaccagacctgCTAGTGGCAGGAGTgtcctgtcggctccgtaccggacCGGTCGGcgggggcccaccaggcggcgggccccagcagccggcggagaagccggaggccagAGACACTGACAACCGGGTCCAGCACCCGAccatattaccattgtacccctggggtgtaggcctatataaaacccccaggacacccatgcaaagggttcccactccattagaactagacactgccctagagcaggaagaaagctagccttgcctccttctgctTCTAGAACAcaactcaaggagcaccattgtatcacttgtgccttagtgatcatgcggagatcccacagagcaggactaggggtgttatctcctaggagagccatggacctgggtaaagtgcgtcggcgtacgtgtctacgccttatcccgcttccaggcaccggcgacgttctactcgctcccaccatgataagccatcctttggcatatgtcgcacccgaCCCCCGACAGCCGCCGCCAGGGCCGCTCTCCCGTCGCCGGCGGGATCCTTTCCTTCGCCTACAAATCCGGCCATCCGAGCCCTTTTCCCTCGGATCCCATCCTCAGCGCCGCTAGTCCCGCCGTCAGCGAGGAGCTCACCCCGGACGCCATTGATGCTCGAGAATGTCTTCCGAGCAAGGAGAAGCATCCCAACGACTGGCCCCCCCTCTCCCGCAATGGGATGCTTCCAGCCGGCCCAAGTTGGGAACATGCCTGCAGTCCCACCAGACGGGCTGCCAGCATACTGTAGCGCTAGGAGGAGCTGTAGGGCTGTCTTTCCCAGCGTCAGGTGAAGCGAGAAGCCAAGCAAGAAGCTGAGGGTGTGTTTGGTTGATGTTCTCGTCGCTTCGTGCCTGGACTAGACCCTGCTTGGAAACTGTCTGGAGAATGTTTGGTCCAAGTCCACAAAAGTTGATGCTCGCCTGGCCTGGTAATTTGAAAACTTTGCTTAACCTGGCTGGTGCCCAGGCACCTTGATTAGCCTGGCCGAATGGGTCACTTGGGTGCTGCCTGGCAACAATTCTTACTTTAATTAGCTGGATTTTTTGTGGGCCAGGTCTGACACAAATGCCTTTTCCATCGTAAACCTTTTTTAGCTAGATATGCAACCAAACACTTCATGTCTAGGCAGACACAAAATTGCTAGTATCCAGGCTGGCTCCAGGCACCAATTCATGTGAACTAAACGCGACCTGAATCTGAGAAGTTTCTGAGAAGTTGCAGGATCAGAATATGCCCTTAGTACAATTTTATTTTGTACTAAACCAACGTCAATTAATTTGGATTGAAGGAAGTAGTAGTTTTTTCTTCTTACATTTTTTAGGGGAAGTTTTTTCTTTTTACATATTATTTCTTTTTGAGAATCGGATACGATATGTTGCTGGACAAGAAAAACATTGGCCATGACATGGGCCATGGGCTGCGAGCCCACAGCCAATGACGGTGCGGGAGAGTCTTCCCCGTTTCTATCGGTCTCCTTGGGTGACAGGGAATTCCCAGAAGGGGAAAAGAAAGCTGAAAAATGGCAGGAGAAATGGCGATGGAGAAGCGTCGGCGTCGCCACATACCACCGGCGGTCGCCTCCTCCTCTTCGACCCCCGCCTCCTCCGGCCACACGCCGTCCCCTCCGCCGGACCTCCTCCCGGACATCGCCCGTCGCCTCACCTCCCTGGAGGACTTCTTCTCCCTCCGCGCCTCCTGCCGCGACTACCGCGCGCTCCTCCCGGCGTCCCGCCCCCACCTCGCCTCCCAGGCCCCGCTCCTCCCCGTCTCCCTCTACCCCTCCTTCGCCGAGGCGCTCTTCCacccccgcctccgccgcctccaccgctTCCGCCTCCCCTGGGGCCACCACCTACCGCCCTCCCGCCTCACCCTCCTCTACGCCCACGGCTTCCTCGTCAccgccaccaccgcggccgcccaGTACCCCCccaggctcctcctcctccacctcttcaCCGGCGACCAGCAGCGCCTCCCCAGGGTCCCCACCCCCTTCTCCCGGGCCATCCTCTCTGCCGACCTCCTCGTCGTGCTCTTCCTGCCCGGCAGGTCCACCGTCCAGCACTGCCGCCCCGGGGATGCGCTCTGGCGTGTGGCCACCGCCGATGCGCCCCACGTGTTCGACGATTTGATCTTCGTTGACGCCACCCTCTA comes from Triticum aestivum cultivar Chinese Spring chromosome 5B, IWGSC CS RefSeq v2.1, whole genome shotgun sequence and encodes:
- the LOC123112787 gene encoding uncharacterized protein, which translates into the protein MAGEMAMEKRRRRHIPPAVASSSSTPASSGHTPSPPPDLLPDIARRLTSLEDFFSLRASCRDYRALLPASRPHLASQAPLLPVSLYPSFAEALFHPRLRRLHRFRLPWGHHLPPSRLTLLYAHGFLVTATTAAAQYPPRLLLLHLFTGDQQRLPRVPTPFSRAILSADLLVVLFLPGRSTVQHCRPGDALWRVATADAPHVFDDLIFVDATLYALVGLRLATLELSESSLELSFLGGEHDEENRPVGERFMLGECDGEVLLISEEQAETVVYRVFRWVPGEGKWVMITSLGGRTLFLGFHGFAACIGPGFPGIRGDCIYAAGRRLGEWYEYSLVNGTCDVCYAEYAGAPPLNSDSPLRPPVWVFPSLMPA